In a single window of the Subtercola sp. PAMC28395 genome:
- a CDS encoding MarP family serine protease, translated as MELAVDIVLIVAAVVAVAAGWGRGAVVTAASLLGIAVGAWAATIVSPLVVTALVGYGWTSSLQRSIVAGVVFVLCIVIASSVFGAVAVLLRRTIGRLRIARGIDSLVGAAMGLLAWAIVVWLAGGFLLSTGQLQATQMVNSSAIVQTLNRLAPVPATTALGTLDSALGSAGFPTVFSNGAEIIAGAQAPDSSVPNAVDTASASVVKVLTSAPNCNTDSEGSGWVVADNRIITNAHVVAGGSDIYVQTSSSNTLLAAQLVVFDPESDLAVLEVSNLPAAPLALGTELAASDSAVVAGYPENGPYQAVTARVRQVVQATGLDIYGHTSVTREIYSLRTTVLPGNSGGPLFNTDGAVVGVVFARSTTDADTGYALTLNQIQPVLAQVAASDPVSSGACQAE; from the coding sequence ATGGAACTCGCTGTCGATATTGTGCTCATCGTCGCCGCCGTGGTGGCAGTCGCCGCCGGCTGGGGCCGCGGTGCTGTCGTCACGGCCGCTTCGCTGCTGGGCATCGCCGTGGGCGCCTGGGCCGCCACGATCGTGTCGCCCCTCGTGGTGACCGCTCTGGTCGGCTACGGGTGGACCAGCTCCCTACAGCGTTCCATCGTCGCCGGCGTCGTCTTCGTGCTCTGCATCGTGATCGCCTCCTCGGTCTTCGGGGCTGTCGCCGTTCTGCTGCGGCGCACCATCGGCCGGCTCAGGATCGCCAGGGGCATCGATTCCTTGGTCGGTGCCGCCATGGGGCTGCTCGCCTGGGCGATCGTCGTCTGGCTCGCGGGCGGGTTCCTGCTGTCGACCGGGCAACTCCAGGCCACACAGATGGTCAACTCCTCGGCGATCGTGCAGACGCTCAACCGACTGGCTCCCGTGCCGGCCACGACCGCGCTCGGGACCCTCGACAGCGCCCTCGGCAGCGCCGGATTCCCGACGGTGTTCTCGAACGGTGCCGAAATCATCGCCGGGGCGCAGGCTCCCGATTCCAGCGTGCCGAACGCTGTCGACACGGCGTCGGCCAGTGTGGTGAAGGTACTCACGTCGGCCCCGAACTGCAACACCGACTCCGAAGGCAGCGGGTGGGTCGTCGCCGACAACCGCATCATCACGAATGCGCACGTCGTGGCAGGTGGCTCCGACATCTACGTGCAGACCAGCTCATCGAACACCCTGCTCGCTGCGCAACTGGTCGTCTTCGACCCCGAAAGCGACCTCGCTGTGCTCGAAGTCAGCAACCTTCCCGCGGCTCCCCTCGCGCTCGGTACAGAACTCGCTGCCTCCGACTCCGCCGTGGTCGCCGGCTACCCCGAGAACGGCCCCTACCAGGCCGTCACCGCCCGCGTGAGGCAAGTGGTGCAGGCGACAGGCCTCGACATCTACGGTCATACCTCCGTGACCCGCGAGATCTATTCGCTCCGCACCACCGTCCTCCCCGGCAATTCCGGCGGCCCGCTCTTCAACACAGACGGAGCCGTCGTCGGTGTCGTCTTCGCGCGATCGACCACTGACGCAGACACCGGCTACGCCCTCACGCTGAACCAGATCCAGCCCGTGCTGGCTCAGGTCGCAGCATCCGACCCTGTCAGTTCTGGGGCCTGCCAGGCCGAGTAG
- a CDS encoding amidohydrolase family protein — protein sequence MPEHALTIMNAIVIPMADDTSWFRGWMTIDSEGRISDLGEGEAPPLQTGETVDAQGAFVAPGFVSAHSHIFTSGMRGMTPGDNLYGWVGTQSSFISAADEDDIYWFTLHGCLDFINNGITSAYNFTDSRVVGRYDPTTDRREIFSIRSERYLQRQVDAARDSGLRTVNSIRLDSEFQPVDQAFGVFADAVSYVTSEVPTALNLGTSVFGAVQWSEAAGAARDEVRAMDAHGIGNQAHFLETSEALDQQREKFGWYEDAGALREGFLFGHFVHPDAYMAERAASSGSGMVWQPTSNGRLGSGIADIVRYRELGMPIGVGLDDQSCTDISDPFQNMRIGMYTQRALHEDASVIMPRDMMRLHTLGSAEALGVADRIGSLEVGKFADFVVVNPSNPDTGPVWDVYASYAFACGLRNLERVYIGGTLASESGRAVHPAAGRVSDELHGRVRDAAAKTGLRLAW from the coding sequence ATGCCTGAACACGCCCTGACCATCATGAACGCGATCGTGATTCCGATGGCCGACGACACCTCCTGGTTCAGAGGCTGGATGACCATCGACAGTGAGGGGCGCATCAGCGACCTCGGCGAGGGTGAGGCCCCTCCGCTCCAGACCGGCGAGACGGTCGATGCCCAGGGTGCTTTCGTGGCGCCGGGGTTCGTCTCAGCGCACAGCCACATCTTCACTTCGGGCATGCGCGGAATGACCCCAGGAGACAACCTCTACGGCTGGGTCGGTACGCAATCGAGTTTCATCTCGGCCGCAGACGAAGACGACATCTACTGGTTCACGTTGCACGGCTGTCTCGACTTCATCAACAACGGCATCACCTCGGCCTACAACTTCACCGATTCTCGGGTCGTCGGCCGCTATGACCCCACCACGGACCGCCGCGAGATCTTCTCGATCAGGAGTGAGCGGTACCTCCAGCGCCAGGTCGACGCGGCCCGCGATTCCGGGCTTCGCACCGTGAACTCGATCCGTCTCGACAGCGAGTTCCAGCCGGTGGACCAGGCGTTCGGCGTGTTCGCTGACGCTGTCTCGTACGTGACGTCGGAGGTGCCGACCGCTCTCAACCTCGGCACGAGCGTCTTCGGCGCGGTTCAATGGTCGGAGGCTGCGGGTGCGGCACGCGACGAGGTGCGCGCAATGGATGCCCACGGAATCGGCAACCAGGCCCACTTTCTCGAGACCAGCGAAGCGCTCGACCAACAACGCGAGAAGTTCGGCTGGTACGAAGACGCCGGGGCCCTCCGCGAGGGATTCCTCTTCGGGCATTTCGTTCACCCCGACGCCTACATGGCCGAGAGGGCGGCGAGTTCGGGCAGCGGAATGGTGTGGCAGCCGACATCGAACGGCCGCCTCGGCTCAGGTATCGCCGACATCGTGCGGTATCGCGAGCTGGGCATGCCCATCGGCGTCGGGCTCGACGACCAGTCGTGCACTGACATCAGCGATCCCTTCCAGAACATGCGCATCGGCATGTACACCCAGCGTGCGCTGCACGAGGATGCGTCGGTCATCATGCCGCGGGACATGATGCGGCTCCACACCCTGGGTTCTGCAGAAGCACTTGGTGTGGCCGATCGCATCGGAAGTCTCGAAGTGGGAAAATTCGCCGATTTCGTGGTGGTGAACCCCTCGAATCCCGACACAGGGCCCGTGTGGGATGTGTACGCGAGCTACGCCTTCGCCTGCGGTCTGCGCAACCTTGAACGCGTGTACATCGGCGGAACTCTGGCTTCTGAAAGTGGCCGAGCCGTGCATCCTGCCGCTGGCCGCGTGTCAGACGAGCTGCACGGCAGAGTACGCGATGCGGCCGCGAAGACGGGCCTCAGGCTGGCCTGGTGA
- a CDS encoding MarR family winged helix-turn-helix transcriptional regulator, which produces MSNPAPEAPSLFDDGAPAMRQASMVFREILSLMGDFDRVLQAHLNVNSTDLEAMELLIERGPLSPTELAHGLGISTAATTLVIDRLEKVGHVGREAHPSDRRSVRVVPTVASVSATFAAIRPLIFGVDAVLDDFTVSEREAIESYLSKVAGVYREVIDQSHPAH; this is translated from the coding sequence ATGTCGAATCCCGCTCCCGAAGCTCCGTCTCTGTTCGACGACGGTGCCCCGGCGATGCGACAGGCCAGTATGGTCTTTCGCGAGATCCTCTCGCTCATGGGTGATTTCGATCGCGTTCTCCAGGCGCATCTCAACGTGAACAGTACCGACCTCGAGGCCATGGAGCTGCTGATCGAACGCGGCCCACTGAGCCCCACCGAACTGGCTCACGGTCTGGGCATCAGCACCGCGGCGACGACGCTGGTGATCGACAGGCTCGAGAAGGTCGGTCATGTGGGTCGTGAGGCACACCCGAGCGACCGCCGGAGTGTTCGTGTGGTTCCCACCGTCGCCTCGGTCTCGGCGACCTTTGCTGCCATTCGGCCGCTCATCTTCGGTGTCGACGCTGTGCTCGACGACTTCACGGTCTCAGAACGAGAGGCGATCGAGTCGTATCTCTCCAAGGTGGCAGGCGTCTACCGCGAGGTGATCGACCAGTCCCACCCCGCCCACTAG
- a CDS encoding MMPL family transporter, with amino-acid sequence MRHITEFVSGKFTAWIVLALAVIAAGILFATAPASSGTIAPTAGLPSTTQSAQVAELQKTLPNSDAGFALIVFDRSGAPLTEADKTAIAARSAALAPESLSGQLPPAQYSEDGTAALIPMPLAAVADSTAQGERVTSLRATAQADLPDGLNAYLTGPEGFQADVASAFKGADFKLLLVTVIVVAALLLITYRSPWLWLVPLAVIGSADALASVIVKDLAQVFGFTVDASISGILSVLVFGAGTNYALLLIARYREELRKHDKRSTAMSMALRGAGPAILASGSTVTLSLLTLLFASLEGNRALGFACAIGIVTAMIFALIVLPAALVIFGRGLFWPFVPRFGSESPTEHGFWARLGRAVSRRPAVVTIVSVVVLSALAIGTLSISVGLSQVQQFRGNPESAQGQAVIDAAFPAGQSAQTAVIVPTDAVTDALAIATSTPGVSAATPGQSAGSITQLNVTLDAEPGSQQAFDTITTLRQAYADAPNAASAALVGGSDATALDTRVAAAHDQALIIPLILAIVFIVLLVLLRAVVAPVLLILTVVASYFASLGAANLVFTSVFKIPAFDTSVALFSFLFLVALGVDYNIFLVTRAREESLRLGTREGMIHALSATGGVITSAGILLAAVFAVLSVLPIIALTQIGVIVGIGVLLDTLLVRTVLVPALVFLTGDRFWWPSKIGAASAAGSPVAVSPTVGDAPKATRLN; translated from the coding sequence ATGCGCCACATCACTGAGTTCGTGAGCGGAAAGTTCACCGCGTGGATCGTTCTGGCACTCGCTGTCATCGCCGCGGGCATCCTCTTTGCGACAGCTCCGGCAAGCTCGGGAACAATCGCTCCGACCGCCGGCCTGCCCTCCACGACCCAGTCCGCGCAGGTCGCCGAACTTCAGAAGACTCTCCCGAACTCTGATGCCGGGTTCGCGCTGATCGTCTTCGACCGGAGCGGGGCACCCCTCACAGAGGCCGACAAGACGGCGATCGCGGCACGCTCCGCAGCCCTGGCTCCCGAGTCACTCAGCGGCCAGTTGCCCCCGGCGCAATACTCAGAAGACGGCACCGCGGCGCTCATCCCGATGCCCCTGGCAGCAGTGGCAGACAGCACGGCTCAGGGCGAGCGCGTCACGAGCCTGAGGGCTACCGCACAGGCTGATCTACCCGACGGACTGAACGCCTACCTCACCGGGCCAGAAGGCTTCCAGGCCGACGTTGCGTCGGCGTTCAAGGGCGCTGACTTCAAACTCCTTCTCGTCACCGTGATCGTCGTCGCGGCTCTGCTTCTCATCACGTACCGGAGCCCCTGGCTCTGGCTGGTGCCGCTCGCCGTGATCGGCTCCGCAGATGCCCTCGCCAGCGTGATCGTCAAAGACCTTGCCCAGGTATTCGGTTTCACCGTCGATGCGTCGATCTCGGGCATTCTGTCGGTGCTCGTCTTCGGTGCCGGCACCAACTACGCCCTGTTGCTGATAGCGCGGTACCGCGAAGAACTCCGAAAACACGACAAACGCAGCACCGCCATGTCGATGGCTCTGCGCGGCGCGGGCCCGGCGATCCTGGCCAGTGGCAGCACCGTCACTCTCAGCCTTCTCACCCTTCTCTTCGCCTCCCTCGAAGGAAACCGGGCGCTCGGATTCGCCTGTGCGATCGGCATCGTGACCGCCATGATCTTCGCGCTCATCGTTCTTCCCGCGGCCCTGGTCATCTTCGGCCGTGGGCTGTTCTGGCCCTTCGTGCCGCGGTTCGGCTCCGAATCGCCGACCGAACACGGCTTCTGGGCCCGACTCGGTCGCGCCGTCTCGAGGCGCCCCGCCGTCGTCACGATCGTCAGCGTCGTCGTTCTGAGTGCTCTGGCCATCGGCACCCTCAGCATCTCGGTCGGTCTCTCGCAGGTTCAGCAGTTCAGGGGCAACCCCGAATCGGCCCAGGGCCAGGCGGTCATCGACGCTGCCTTCCCCGCCGGGCAGAGTGCCCAGACAGCAGTGATCGTGCCGACGGATGCTGTGACTGACGCCCTGGCGATCGCAACCTCCACCCCCGGCGTCTCTGCGGCCACGCCCGGCCAGTCGGCTGGATCCATCACCCAGCTGAACGTGACACTCGACGCCGAGCCGGGGTCCCAACAGGCCTTCGACACCATCACCACGCTCAGGCAGGCATATGCAGACGCTCCGAACGCCGCATCCGCCGCGCTCGTCGGCGGCAGCGATGCCACGGCCCTCGACACCAGGGTCGCCGCGGCCCACGACCAGGCCCTGATCATCCCCCTGATCCTGGCCATCGTCTTCATCGTGCTGCTCGTTCTGCTTCGGGCTGTTGTCGCGCCGGTTCTGCTGATTCTCACCGTGGTTGCCAGTTACTTCGCCAGCCTCGGGGCGGCGAACCTGGTCTTCACGTCGGTCTTCAAGATTCCGGCCTTCGATACCAGCGTCGCGCTGTTCAGCTTCCTGTTCCTGGTGGCCCTCGGGGTGGACTACAACATCTTCCTCGTCACGCGGGCCAGGGAGGAGTCTCTGCGTCTGGGTACCCGCGAAGGAATGATCCACGCTCTTTCAGCGACCGGTGGGGTGATCACGAGTGCCGGCATCCTTCTCGCTGCGGTCTTCGCCGTGCTGAGCGTGTTGCCGATCATCGCCTTGACCCAGATCGGCGTGATCGTGGGCATCGGCGTTCTGCTCGACACCCTGCTCGTGCGAACCGTTCTGGTGCCGGCTCTCGTCTTCCTCACTGGTGACAGGTTCTGGTGGCCCAGCAAGATCGGAGCGGCTAGTGCTGCAGGCTCGCCCGTTGCTGTCTCGCCCACGGTCGGCGACGCGCCGAAAGCCACCCGACTGAACTAG
- a CDS encoding phosphoribosyltransferase family protein produces MNDAKSKDESEPIPAVYTAQIGSQSVDLPIVPVSDSLSIALMMIIDHGVRFAATAGAELAAHFAAVKPDVVVAPATLGIPLAIEVTRSLGLDDYLILQKTRKIHLRDALSEPVNAITSEGGQSLLLDRNRIPSVAGRRTLFVDDVISTGSSTAAALRLLVATGADVVGVGALLTESDAWREPLSEYADRIFALGSIPVFPR; encoded by the coding sequence GTGAACGACGCGAAGAGCAAAGACGAATCAGAACCCATCCCCGCCGTCTACACCGCCCAGATCGGTAGCCAGAGCGTCGACCTGCCGATTGTGCCGGTTTCGGATTCGCTCTCGATCGCGCTGATGATGATCATCGACCACGGCGTCAGATTTGCCGCAACGGCTGGCGCCGAACTGGCCGCACACTTCGCCGCAGTGAAGCCCGACGTCGTGGTCGCGCCCGCGACGCTCGGCATTCCCCTGGCCATCGAGGTCACTCGCAGCCTCGGTCTCGACGACTACCTCATTCTGCAGAAGACCCGCAAGATCCATCTTCGAGATGCCCTCAGCGAACCGGTCAATGCGATCACGAGCGAAGGCGGCCAGTCGTTGCTGCTCGATCGAAACAGAATCCCGAGCGTGGCCGGGCGCCGAACGCTTTTCGTCGACGACGTGATCTCAACCGGCTCGTCGACGGCAGCCGCGCTGCGCCTCCTTGTGGCCACGGGTGCCGACGTGGTGGGAGTGGGCGCGCTACTCACGGAGAGCGATGCGTGGAGAGAACCTCTCAGCGAATACGCCGACAGGATCTTTGCGCTCGGCAGCATCCCTGTGTTCCCGCGCTAG
- a CDS encoding isopenicillin N synthase family oxygenase, with protein MTEDVSFEVPTIDITAYVAGGDADARAEVARDLDRACRTVGFMQIIGHGVPVPVTDGLAEAMDLFFGQDLETKKLATAPTGANRGYSAPKSESLSLSLGVESASRMNDFFEAFNIGDAASLHPDLELPTSIYAENVWPELDARFETQVLAYYEEARRVAQTMTVIFEDALGVEHGFFERVTDHSIDVMRMNNYALPEGTVDLDGDLTGMGEHTDFGIVTILWADQVAGLQVLGRDRAWHDVAPADGALLINLGDVTGRWTNDQWMSTLHRVKPPIVNGTIQRRRSAAFFHDGNFDAVIQTIPSTVTEATPNLYAPITIGDHIAQKLAGSRQGKLNESAACDAERVKSALY; from the coding sequence ATGACCGAAGACGTTTCTTTCGAAGTGCCCACCATCGACATCACCGCGTATGTGGCCGGTGGTGACGCGGATGCTCGTGCCGAGGTTGCACGAGACCTCGACAGGGCCTGCAGAACGGTCGGATTCATGCAGATCATCGGACACGGTGTTCCCGTACCGGTGACCGACGGACTCGCCGAGGCGATGGACTTGTTCTTCGGGCAGGATCTGGAGACGAAGAAACTCGCGACGGCTCCCACCGGCGCGAATCGCGGCTACTCGGCGCCGAAGAGTGAATCCCTGAGCCTTTCGCTGGGAGTCGAATCCGCCTCGAGGATGAACGACTTCTTCGAAGCGTTCAACATCGGTGATGCGGCGTCCCTCCACCCTGACCTCGAGCTGCCGACCTCTATCTATGCCGAGAATGTCTGGCCAGAGCTCGACGCTCGTTTCGAGACGCAGGTGCTGGCTTACTACGAAGAGGCGCGGCGCGTTGCACAGACGATGACCGTCATTTTCGAAGATGCCCTCGGCGTCGAGCACGGTTTCTTCGAGCGCGTCACCGACCATTCGATCGATGTGATGCGCATGAACAACTACGCACTTCCTGAAGGCACCGTCGATCTCGATGGAGACCTCACCGGAATGGGGGAGCACACCGACTTCGGCATCGTGACCATCCTCTGGGCTGACCAGGTCGCCGGTCTCCAGGTGCTCGGTCGCGACCGCGCCTGGCATGATGTAGCACCGGCCGATGGAGCGCTGCTGATCAACCTGGGCGACGTCACCGGCCGGTGGACGAACGACCAGTGGATGTCGACCCTTCACCGGGTCAAACCTCCGATCGTGAATGGCACCATCCAGCGGCGCCGCTCGGCGGCGTTCTTCCATGACGGTAACTTCGACGCTGTGATACAGACGATCCCGTCAACGGTCACCGAAGCGACGCCCAATCTCTACGCTCCGATCACGATCGGCGACCATATTGCGCAGAAGCTCGCTGGCTCTCGCCAGGGCAAGCTCAACGAATCCGCAGCCTGCGATGCAGAGAGAGTGAAGTCTGCGCTATACTAG
- a CDS encoding SDR family NAD(P)-dependent oxidoreductase has product MSIGRWTPAQLPSLAGKRFVVTGGNAGLGYWASEFLARRGASVVLAARNEQKAESAAASILTRAPLGSVSFVKLDLANLESVESAAAVLGSEPIDGLVANAGVLGSAKPQFTDNGFELMFGTNVLGHFALIAHVMPTLLATPGSRVVSLGSISHEFFEMDLADVMSEVDYRSFRAYGRSKLAAMLIGFELDRRLQSAGLSTRSLVAHPGFALDGLSAERPGIAKSGRYNALVRTALDPFAQGKDAGALPIVRAVADPVARGGEYWGPDGWRQLKGDPAVVRARNRARDIRTASELWAMAETMTGRALSL; this is encoded by the coding sequence ATGAGCATCGGCCGCTGGACTCCCGCGCAACTCCCCTCGCTTGCAGGCAAACGCTTCGTCGTCACCGGTGGCAACGCCGGTCTCGGCTACTGGGCCTCAGAGTTTCTCGCCCGTCGCGGTGCCTCTGTCGTGCTTGCGGCCCGTAACGAGCAGAAGGCCGAATCAGCGGCAGCATCGATCCTGACGCGTGCGCCCCTCGGCTCTGTCAGCTTCGTCAAGCTCGACCTTGCCAACCTCGAATCCGTGGAGTCGGCTGCAGCAGTGCTGGGCAGCGAACCGATCGACGGACTTGTCGCCAACGCCGGAGTCCTCGGCTCAGCCAAGCCGCAGTTCACCGACAACGGTTTCGAGTTGATGTTCGGCACAAACGTACTCGGCCACTTCGCCCTGATTGCCCACGTGATGCCGACACTGCTCGCAACACCGGGTTCACGCGTCGTCTCACTCGGCAGCATCAGCCACGAGTTCTTCGAAATGGATCTCGCCGATGTCATGAGCGAGGTCGACTACCGAAGCTTCAGAGCCTACGGCCGGTCAAAACTTGCGGCGATGCTGATCGGGTTCGAGCTCGACCGACGACTTCAGTCCGCAGGACTGTCGACCCGCAGCCTCGTGGCCCACCCGGGCTTCGCGCTCGACGGCCTCAGTGCCGAGCGACCGGGTATCGCCAAGAGCGGGCGGTACAACGCGCTCGTACGCACGGCCCTTGATCCATTCGCTCAGGGGAAAGACGCCGGCGCCTTGCCCATCGTTCGAGCGGTGGCTGACCCGGTTGCCCGCGGCGGCGAGTACTGGGGGCCCGACGGCTGGCGGCAGCTCAAGGGCGACCCCGCCGTGGTGCGTGCCCGCAACCGGGCCCGAGACATTCGAACGGCCAGTGAGCTGTGGGCGATGGCCGAGACGATGACGGGCAGAGCACTCTCCCTGTAA
- a CDS encoding ABC transporter permease, which yields MTTIHTQTGAPSTARLQPETASGTAFGHFFSDGWITTRRNLIKIKRVPDILVFTLLQPIMFVLLFSYVYSGVISIPGSSYTEFIMAGIFAQTVVFGSTYSGSAMAQDLKDGIIDRFRTLPMSPSAVLVGRTNGDLIINSISMVVMMTTGFIVGWRVRSSFFEAVAAVGLLLLFAYALSWLMAFVGMSVRSPEIINNVSFLILFPLTFISNAFVPSDTLPTPLRIFAEYNPVSALVQAARQLFGNVPAGTPVPDVWTQQYPILAVLIGIAVMLLVFVPLSIRKFASITTR from the coding sequence ATGACCACGATCCACACCCAGACTGGTGCTCCATCGACAGCGCGGCTGCAGCCCGAAACCGCATCAGGAACGGCGTTCGGCCACTTTTTCAGCGACGGCTGGATCACCACCCGCCGCAACCTGATCAAGATCAAGCGCGTTCCCGACATCCTGGTCTTCACACTGCTTCAGCCGATCATGTTCGTTCTGCTGTTCAGTTACGTCTACTCCGGTGTGATCTCCATTCCGGGCAGCAGCTATACCGAGTTCATCATGGCGGGCATCTTCGCCCAGACCGTGGTCTTCGGATCGACCTATTCCGGGTCGGCAATGGCGCAAGACCTGAAAGACGGCATCATCGACCGTTTCAGAACCTTGCCGATGAGTCCGTCGGCCGTGTTGGTCGGGCGCACGAACGGCGACCTGATCATCAACAGCATCTCGATGGTCGTGATGATGACCACGGGGTTCATCGTGGGGTGGCGGGTGCGGTCGAGTTTCTTCGAGGCCGTCGCTGCGGTGGGGCTCCTGTTGCTGTTCGCCTACGCTCTCTCGTGGCTGATGGCCTTCGTCGGCATGAGCGTCAGAAGCCCCGAGATCATCAACAACGTGTCGTTCCTGATTCTGTTCCCACTGACGTTCATCTCGAACGCGTTCGTGCCCTCCGACACACTTCCCACGCCGCTTCGCATCTTCGCCGAGTACAACCCTGTCTCGGCACTGGTGCAGGCAGCCCGGCAACTCTTCGGCAACGTTCCTGCCGGCACTCCCGTGCCCGACGTCTGGACGCAGCAGTACCCGATCCTCGCCGTGCTGATCGGCATAGCCGTCATGTTGCTCGTGTTCGTGCCGCTGAGCATCCGGAAGTTCGCCTCGATCACGACGCGGTGA
- a CDS encoding ATP-binding cassette domain-containing protein, which produces MTYITAENLEKVYTPRGAPPVHALDGLTLSVPQGTITALLGPNGAGKTTTVKVLTTLIRPDSGVAMIGGVDVAKHPERIRPIIGVSGQYAAVDENLTGFENLDMVGRLYHLGAKQSRARATELIELFDLTEAQNRPVKGFSGGMRRRIDLAGALVTRPQVLFLDEPTTGLDPRSRLGMWDIINSLVGEGTTVLLTTQYLEEADQLADSISVVDDGKVIAEGTADELKASIGGQRVEINLVTATDTAAAVQILCRHGSGEPVVSSEGRSLTVGAIDAPAVLQVVLGEFGRENIELFDAGMRRPTLDDVFLRLTGHAATAVDDDSDDQSGGDGKKTKAKSKAAVKS; this is translated from the coding sequence ATGACGTACATCACGGCAGAGAACCTTGAGAAGGTCTACACGCCACGGGGCGCGCCGCCCGTTCATGCTCTCGACGGCCTGACTCTCTCCGTACCGCAGGGCACCATCACGGCGTTGCTCGGGCCGAACGGCGCAGGCAAGACGACCACCGTGAAGGTGCTCACGACGCTGATCAGGCCGGATTCCGGCGTTGCGATGATCGGGGGTGTCGATGTGGCGAAACACCCCGAGCGCATCCGGCCGATCATCGGCGTCTCCGGTCAGTACGCGGCGGTCGACGAGAACCTGACCGGGTTCGAGAACCTCGACATGGTGGGGCGGCTCTACCACCTCGGTGCGAAGCAGTCCCGAGCCAGGGCCACAGAATTGATCGAGCTCTTCGACCTCACAGAGGCGCAGAACCGACCGGTCAAGGGCTTCTCCGGTGGCATGCGGCGTCGCATCGACCTCGCGGGTGCCCTCGTCACGCGGCCCCAGGTGCTCTTCCTCGACGAGCCGACCACGGGCCTTGACCCCCGCAGCAGGCTCGGCATGTGGGACATCATCAACTCCCTGGTCGGTGAGGGCACGACGGTTCTGCTCACCACCCAATACCTCGAAGAGGCCGATCAACTCGCCGACAGCATCTCCGTCGTCGATGACGGCAAGGTGATCGCCGAAGGCACGGCAGACGAGCTCAAGGCGTCGATCGGCGGCCAACGGGTGGAGATCAATCTCGTCACGGCGACCGACACCGCGGCGGCGGTCCAGATCCTGTGTCGCCACGGCTCCGGTGAGCCCGTGGTGTCGAGTGAGGGCCGAAGCCTCACTGTCGGGGCGATAGACGCGCCCGCGGTCCTGCAGGTCGTCCTCGGCGAATTCGGTCGGGAGAACATCGAATTGTTCGACGCGGGCATGAGGCGCCCAACACTCGATGACGTGTTCCTGCGACTGACCGGCCACGCAGCGACCGCGGTAGACGATGACAGCGACGATCAGTCCGGCGGCGATGGCAAGAAGACGAAAGCGAAATCGAAAGCAGCGGTGAAGTCATGA
- the smpB gene encoding SsrA-binding protein SmpB, protein MPRERGEKVVATNRKARHDYTIEDTYEAGLVLTGTEVKSLRAGRASLVDGYGYIDGGEAWLDAVHIPEFNQGSWNNHPPRRKRKMLLHKAQILKIHNKVKEGGYTLVPLRLYFSDGRAKVELAVAKGKREYDKRQTLRERQDKREADRAMGTQRNLGD, encoded by the coding sequence GTGCCACGCGAACGCGGAGAGAAGGTCGTCGCGACCAACCGCAAGGCGCGCCACGACTACACCATCGAAGACACCTATGAAGCGGGGCTCGTGCTCACGGGCACCGAGGTCAAGTCGTTGCGGGCCGGCCGGGCATCCCTCGTCGACGGCTACGGCTACATCGACGGCGGAGAGGCGTGGCTCGATGCTGTGCACATCCCGGAATTCAACCAGGGCAGCTGGAACAACCACCCGCCGCGCCGTAAGCGCAAGATGCTGTTGCACAAGGCGCAGATCCTGAAGATCCACAACAAGGTCAAAGAGGGCGGGTACACCCTCGTTCCCCTGCGGCTCTACTTCAGCGACGGTCGGGCGAAAGTCGAACTCGCGGTGGCGAAGGGCAAGCGGGAGTATGACAAGCGCCAGACGCTGCGCGAGCGGCAGGACAAGCGCGAGGCCGACAGGGCGATGGGAACGCAACGCAACCTGGGCGACTGA